The DNA window CCACGACATCCCGCAGGTCCTTCTCCCGGGCGTCCCTGTCTCGGGTGGCGAGTTCGAGGGCGTTCTTGAGGACCGCAGTGTCCCCGCCCTCCCGCTCCCGCAGCATCCGGACGAGTTCGTACTCCTCAATCCCTTCGGTTAACTGCTCCCAAGACAAGCTGGAGATCGGTCCGTCCTCGCCCGGGTAGACGAAGTACTCGTCACCCTGTACGTACCGGAATACCGGGTTCTCGTAGACGTCAGTGGGCCAGCTGTTGTACGCCCACCGAAGGTAGCCGTCCAAGTCGTTCAGTGCCGATATCCAGGGGAGCATCCTCGCTTCCACGGGTGGGGAGAACGAAAAGGTGTTCGGGTGCGATTGCCCGCCGGCGGTGTAGAACGTCGTGATCTTCTCGTCCTCACGGCGCCGGTCCACGATATCCTGATCGATCGGGAGGTGGCCGTAATGTGCGGCTACGTTGTGGGCGATATCTTCGACGTCCATCGATCCGGCGATGTGGAGCCTGTCAACGAACACCGGTGCAACGGCCTCGAGCAATTCGATCACTTCCTGCATCAGTTCCTCGGGCCGCTCATCGAAGGCGATGTACGTCCGCTCGAGCCATCCTTTCTCTTCGAGGTGTGGCTGGAACGCCTCAAGGAAGGCCGTCCAGGCTTCCTGCCAGAACGGGTCGCCGGCTTCGCCGTTCCAGATGGCGCGCTCGCCCTCGCGCTCGTCTACGTACGTGATCCGTTGGGAACCCCGGAACACCAGCATCGAGTACGCGGCGATGTCCGGCCCCATTCCCTGTTCGAGGCCGGTCTCGACAAACTGGTCGAAAATCGAAAAGTCGAACGACCAGTTCTGGCCGTCATACCGCCACTCGACCATGCTCTCGTACCCGATCTCCGTCTGCGACCGCCACGCCCCCTCTAGCCATTCGCGTTGCCAAGGCTCGTGGATGATAGTCGCCGTGATCGACTTCTGTCCCCGCTTCGCCATGTCGCGCATATACGCCTCGATCAGCTCCCAGTGACGGGTGGACCACGGCTGGACGTCGGCGGATCGTCGATTGACCGAGTGCTCGGCTGCGATAGCATTCGCGTTCATCCAAATGTCCAGATAAAACTCGTAGTCTGCCGGGTCGGGGAGTGCGACGTCGTAGACGTCGAGATCGAGCGCGTAGTGGACTGTGCCCTGATCGCCCGCGTCGACCGTGATCGCCCCTTTGTACGTGCCAGGTGGTGCCGTTTTCGGGACGTTGATTGTGAACCAGATTGGTTGGGCCGCGTACGCCGGTACGGGGATGCTGTTGACTTCGAGCAGGGGATCGCCGACGAAGTCTGGGCTCCGTGTTCCTACCGGGTCGTCAGCTACCTCCTCGAATGTCGCCGACCAGACGTGCTCACTGTGTGCGTTTTCGATCGGGACGTACCCGACGTACCGGACCTGGATATCGTCCGCCGGGATCCGGCCGCTCGTTCCGGACTCAAGGTCGCTGACCGAACACGAGAGTTCGTCGATCGGGTCGTTACTCAGGACTGCTACTTGTCCCGACACTTGTTCGTTTCGCGCCGCAATCAGCGAAAGGTTACGCTGGTCGGTGACACCGAAGTCTTGCGGGAACCGGTCAACCCGCGCAGACGAGGACGTGCCGAAGGAGCCAGTTGGTACCCACGTATTGAGACCCTCTTGGGGCATCGCCTTCTCGACGAGGAACTGCACCCACTCGGGCGTGGTGTCTCCTTTCCTCTCCAGCCCAGGCGGGCCGTCTGAACCCTGAGTAGCACTCTTCGCTGAACTCCCCTCTTCTCGATCATCGGGCCCCTGGGTTTTGCCTGTCGGTGTCACGGTGACTATTCCAGTCGCACCAGCGAGTCCTTCTAGGTACTTTCGTCGTTGCATAGTGCGTGCCAACTTATACCACATGCATATTTAAAATTTTCTTAGGGTCATGGATCCAGAACGTTCTGGTTGATCCGGTACGAGATCGGATGCCCGGGGTAATGGCAGAACAGTGGGTTCAGCTGCCGGTAGTCGAAAAGTACGCGCAGTACACTGGATAGTGAGAACGAGCGAGCGTGTTGGCTCGGCATCGACTCTCGGACACACCGCGTCCGTTACCGGGCAACGGTAGCCGTGGAGCTATCCAACACAGCCCGTTCAGTTCGCAAAAGTGCTACTGCGGGGGCTTCAGACGGTAGCAACGACCTCGATTTCGACACCGATGTCTATTGGTAACCGGACAACCTCGACGGCGCTTCGAGCGGGATACGGCGGGCTGAAGTGTTCCTCGTAGACCTCATTGATCTCGTCATAGTTGTCCATATCTCGAACGAAAACCGTCGATTTCACCACGTCATCAAGCGCCGTCCCTTCCGCTTCGAGAATCGCTTCGATATTCGCTATCGTCTGTGCGGTCTGTTCCGCAATATCCTCAGAAACGACGTCACCCGATTCCGGATCAACTGGACCCTGTCCGGAAACGTAAATGCGGTCTCCGTCGAGGATTGCTTGCGAGTAGGGGCCAATACTGGCGGGTGCATCGTCAGTTTCGATCTCTTTCATGGGTCGTAATGGCCGGTGATGGCTTCCGTTCCCATCTATTCCGGCATGTGATTATACCGCGTTCGTCGGTAAAATCATTCCGACTGACGTTCAGTAGTGGCGAACCGTTGTCGCGGCCTTATTCGTCGGCCGGAGATTCATCTGCATGATAGATTTCGTTCAGGAACGATGTCGGAAGACCACTGGTAAGCCCTCCATCAGCAACAATATTGGATCCCGTGATGAAACTCGCACGATCCGAGGCGAGGAACAGTGCGATATCAGCGATCTCTTCCGGCGTTCCGAACC is part of the Halosolutus amylolyticus genome and encodes:
- a CDS encoding Rid family detoxifying hydrolase; the protein is MKEIETDDAPASIGPYSQAILDGDRIYVSGQGPVDPESGDVVSEDIAEQTAQTIANIEAILEAEGTALDDVVKSTVFVRDMDNYDEINEVYEEHFSPPYPARSAVEVVRLPIDIGVEIEVVATV
- a CDS encoding DUF4091 domain-containing protein, with product MQRRKYLEGLAGATGIVTVTPTGKTQGPDDREEGSSAKSATQGSDGPPGLERKGDTTPEWVQFLVEKAMPQEGLNTWVPTGSFGTSSSARVDRFPQDFGVTDQRNLSLIAARNEQVSGQVAVLSNDPIDELSCSVSDLESGTSGRIPADDIQVRYVGYVPIENAHSEHVWSATFEEVADDPVGTRSPDFVGDPLLEVNSIPVPAYAAQPIWFTINVPKTAPPGTYKGAITVDAGDQGTVHYALDLDVYDVALPDPADYEFYLDIWMNANAIAAEHSVNRRSADVQPWSTRHWELIEAYMRDMAKRGQKSITATIIHEPWQREWLEGAWRSQTEIGYESMVEWRYDGQNWSFDFSIFDQFVETGLEQGMGPDIAAYSMLVFRGSQRITYVDEREGERAIWNGEAGDPFWQEAWTAFLEAFQPHLEEKGWLERTYIAFDERPEELMQEVIELLEAVAPVFVDRLHIAGSMDVEDIAHNVAAHYGHLPIDQDIVDRRREDEKITTFYTAGGQSHPNTFSFSPPVEARMLPWISALNDLDGYLRWAYNSWPTDVYENPVFRYVQGDEYFVYPGEDGPISSLSWEQLTEGIEEYELVRMLREREGGDTAVLKNALELATRDRDAREKDLRDVVEAKEIVLKELAGN